The following proteins are co-located in the Maridesulfovibrio sp. genome:
- a CDS encoding class I SAM-dependent methyltransferase encodes MFKELMYINSRPLPFEFYTASDLWTDEHIAKQMLNYHLHPNIDAASRNSSFIAKSSEWIINHFGLTEGKKVADFGCGPGLYTTAFAKAGADVTGIDFSANSLAYAREVARNNDVEINYVNTNYLDFTADNHFDLITMIMCDFCALSPEQRKTMLRKFYALLKPRGSILLDVYSFNAFNKLSEKRVFEPNLMDGFWAEEHYYGFLNTFKYEQKKVMLDKYVIIQQSKVRMIYNWLQYFSPADLEAEIAACGFTGIELLGDVAGSKYQNESNEFAVIIRK; translated from the coding sequence CATCGCGAAACAGATGCTGAATTACCATTTACATCCAAATATCGATGCGGCTTCCCGCAACTCTTCATTCATCGCGAAGTCATCAGAATGGATAATTAACCATTTTGGACTGACAGAAGGTAAAAAAGTTGCCGACTTCGGGTGCGGTCCCGGTCTGTACACAACAGCTTTTGCGAAAGCCGGAGCTGATGTCACCGGAATTGACTTCTCCGCCAACTCTCTTGCTTATGCCCGTGAAGTTGCCCGGAACAACGATGTTGAAATCAATTATGTAAATACGAATTATCTGGATTTCACTGCGGACAACCACTTTGATCTCATCACAATGATCATGTGCGACTTCTGCGCGCTCAGTCCTGAGCAGCGGAAAACTATGCTCCGTAAATTCTATGCCCTGCTTAAACCAAGAGGTTCAATACTGCTGGATGTCTATTCTTTTAATGCATTCAATAAGCTTTCTGAGAAACGCGTTTTTGAACCAAACCTGATGGATGGTTTCTGGGCTGAAGAACATTATTACGGATTCTTGAACACATTTAAATATGAACAGAAAAAAGTAATGCTGGATAAATACGTTATTATTCAGCAATCGAAGGTCCGCATGATCTACAATTGGTTGCAATACTTCTCTCCTGCGGATTTAGAGGCAGAAATTGCTGCCTGTGGATTCACCGGGATCGAATTACTTGGTGATGTCGCCGGTTCAAAGTACCAAAACGAGAGCAATGAATTTGCCGTCATTATTCGTAAGTAG
- the fdnG gene encoding formate dehydrogenase-N subunit alpha: MNINRRDFVKLTTAAAAGIAAVPAFGGLGKAFANTAEERAKQLSPKWTKQTTSVCAFCSVGCGLLVNTDLETKRAVNVEGNPDHPINEGALCAKGAASIQMTENPKRPGKFLYRAPFSGEWEEKDWDFCKKRIAQLIKKSRDESFETKNAKGQVVNRTMGIASLGSAALDNEECYAMHSFMRALGLVYVEHQARIUHSATVAALVESFGRGAMTNHWNDLQNSDCILIMGSNAAENHPISFKWAVKAQKRGAKIIHVDPRFTRTSARSDAYIPLRSGTDIAVLGGMINYIIKNKRYFHKYMLDYTNASFIVGKDYDFKDGLFSGFDHKSNSYDKSKWAFELDDKGIPKQDKSMQDPNCVFQILKRHYARYTPEKVSSISGVSTKDLELLYSTYTATGKKDKAGTIMYAMGWTQHTVGVQNIRAMAMIQLMLGNIGIAGGGVNALRGECNVQGSTDYALLYHILPGYLKTPLAGQDTLEQYNNTYTPKSTDPESANWWQNYPKYSASLIKAMYSEDTPEQGYQYLPRLDNHKASQYSWIPLIDRMYEGKFTGGLVWGMNPACSSSDSVKTRKALGKLDWMVNVNLFQCETSDFWKGPNMDPKKIKTETFFIPCASAIEKEGSVSNSGRWMQWRYKGPEPFGNVMTDGHYFHEIWEELKALYEKEGGAYPEPITHLSFENMCEENEHGHMEFSARKTAKLCNGWFTRDVEIKGKKFKKGQQVPSFAYLQADGSTTSGNWLYCNSVSDTENKSMRHDATQTKEQANIGLFPNWTWCWPVNRRILYNRASVDEKGQPWAPKKAVIKWNGSKWTGDVPDGGWKPGTKHPFIMRKNGFGQLFGPGRADGPLPEYYEPLECPVKTHPFSKTLHNPTAVQIKGEEKAVCDPRFPFVGTTYRITEHWQTGSMTRWQDWLIEAEPQMFVEISPELAKLRGIENGEKVTVESVRGSLWAIAMVTERIQPYNINGTDVHMVGMPWHYGWVTPINGGDSANIVTPNVGDPNTGIPEYKAFMVNIRKWKEGDN, encoded by the coding sequence ATGAACATTAATCGTAGAGATTTTGTAAAGCTGACGACTGCTGCAGCTGCGGGGATTGCCGCTGTTCCGGCGTTCGGCGGACTTGGCAAAGCTTTCGCCAATACAGCCGAGGAAAGGGCAAAGCAGCTCAGTCCCAAATGGACCAAGCAGACCACTTCCGTCTGTGCGTTCTGTTCCGTAGGTTGCGGACTTCTGGTCAACACCGACCTTGAGACCAAACGTGCGGTAAACGTGGAAGGTAACCCTGACCACCCAATTAACGAAGGTGCTCTCTGTGCCAAGGGCGCGGCATCCATCCAGATGACCGAAAACCCCAAACGCCCCGGTAAATTCCTGTACCGCGCTCCCTTTAGCGGAGAATGGGAAGAGAAAGATTGGGATTTCTGTAAAAAACGCATCGCACAGTTGATCAAAAAATCTCGAGACGAAAGTTTTGAAACGAAAAATGCAAAGGGACAGGTGGTCAACCGTACCATGGGTATCGCCTCTCTCGGCTCCGCTGCGCTGGATAACGAAGAATGTTATGCCATGCACAGCTTCATGCGCGCACTCGGCCTGGTCTATGTTGAGCACCAGGCGCGTATCTGACACAGCGCAACTGTTGCGGCTCTGGTAGAGTCGTTCGGACGCGGCGCGATGACCAACCACTGGAATGACCTTCAGAACAGTGATTGCATTTTGATAATGGGCAGTAACGCTGCCGAAAACCATCCCATTTCCTTTAAATGGGCTGTAAAAGCACAGAAACGCGGTGCCAAGATCATTCATGTTGATCCGCGCTTCACTCGTACTTCCGCACGCTCGGATGCATACATCCCATTGCGTTCCGGTACTGATATCGCCGTGCTCGGCGGAATGATCAATTACATCATCAAGAACAAACGTTACTTCCATAAATATATGCTCGATTACACCAACGCTTCCTTCATCGTAGGCAAAGACTACGACTTCAAGGATGGCCTGTTCTCCGGTTTCGACCACAAATCCAATTCATACGATAAGTCCAAGTGGGCTTTTGAACTGGATGACAAGGGCATTCCCAAGCAGGACAAATCCATGCAGGACCCCAATTGTGTTTTTCAAATCCTGAAAAGACACTATGCCCGTTATACTCCGGAAAAAGTATCCTCCATTTCCGGTGTATCAACAAAAGACCTTGAGCTGCTCTACAGCACCTACACTGCCACCGGTAAAAAAGACAAAGCCGGTACCATCATGTACGCAATGGGTTGGACCCAGCACACTGTAGGTGTACAGAACATCCGTGCCATGGCTATGATTCAGCTCATGCTCGGCAACATCGGTATTGCAGGCGGCGGTGTTAACGCCCTGCGCGGAGAATGTAACGTACAGGGTTCCACTGACTACGCCCTGCTCTATCACATTCTCCCCGGCTACCTGAAAACCCCGCTGGCAGGTCAGGATACCCTTGAGCAGTATAACAACACTTATACTCCCAAGAGCACTGACCCTGAATCCGCCAACTGGTGGCAGAATTATCCCAAGTACTCGGCCAGCCTGATCAAGGCCATGTACTCCGAGGATACCCCTGAACAAGGTTACCAGTATCTGCCGCGCCTCGATAACCATAAGGCCAGCCAGTATTCATGGATTCCGCTCATCGACCGTATGTATGAAGGCAAATTCACCGGCGGTCTGGTATGGGGTATGAACCCGGCCTGCTCCAGCTCCGACTCTGTAAAGACCCGTAAGGCTCTCGGCAAACTGGACTGGATGGTCAACGTCAACCTCTTCCAGTGCGAAACAAGTGACTTCTGGAAAGGTCCGAACATGGATCCCAAGAAGATCAAGACTGAAACCTTCTTCATTCCCTGTGCTTCCGCAATCGAGAAAGAAGGTTCCGTCTCCAACTCCGGTCGTTGGATGCAATGGCGTTACAAAGGCCCTGAGCCATTCGGTAATGTAATGACTGACGGTCACTACTTCCACGAAATCTGGGAAGAGCTCAAAGCTCTCTACGAAAAAGAAGGTGGTGCATACCCTGAACCTATTACCCACCTCAGTTTCGAAAACATGTGCGAAGAAAACGAGCACGGGCACATGGAATTCAGTGCCCGTAAGACCGCCAAACTTTGCAACGGCTGGTTTACCCGCGATGTTGAAATAAAGGGCAAGAAGTTCAAGAAAGGACAGCAGGTCCCCAGCTTCGCTTATCTGCAGGCAGACGGTTCCACTACCTCCGGTAACTGGCTGTACTGTAACTCCGTATCTGACACGGAAAACAAATCCATGCGCCATGATGCAACTCAGACCAAGGAACAGGCCAATATCGGACTCTTCCCCAACTGGACATGGTGCTGGCCTGTAAACCGCCGCATCCTCTACAACAGAGCTTCTGTTGATGAAAAGGGACAGCCTTGGGCACCCAAGAAAGCAGTTATCAAGTGGAACGGTTCCAAGTGGACCGGTGACGTGCCTGATGGCGGCTGGAAACCCGGAACAAAACATCCGTTCATCATGCGTAAGAACGGCTTCGGACAACTGTTCGGCCCCGGCCGCGCTGACGGCCCCCTGCCTGAATATTACGAGCCGCTGGAATGTCCGGTAAAGACACATCCTTTCTCCAAAACCCTGCACAACCCCACGGCGGTTCAGATCAAGGGTGAGGAAAAGGCAGTCTGCGATCCGCGTTTCCCCTTCGTTGGTACTACTTACCGTATCACCGAACACTGGCAGACCGGTTCCATGACCCGCTGGCAGGACTGGCTGATAGAAGCTGAACCGCAGATGTTCGTGGAAATCAGCCCCGAACTTGCCAAGCTGCGCGGCATTGAAAACGGTGAAAAA